Genomic segment of Fundulus heteroclitus isolate FHET01 unplaced genomic scaffold, MU-UCD_Fhet_4.1 scaffold_106, whole genome shotgun sequence:
TAAAAAAGACTAAATTGTTGCAGGGTTGAAATTTTCAACTATCCTTAGGATTTACCTTAACTATTAGTGCGGTTAACATTGCTAGCAGGAAACAACAAACTCTGGGTGTGTTCCATAATGAACATAGAGCTGAAATCTGACATTTCCAAAAACGTACCAGCATCCAAATCCAGCATGGTTAAACTCTAAAAGAGAGAATCTTTGCTCAGCGTTCTTGCTGTCAACTAAAGCTTCATGCTGTCTTTAAGTAGCAGAGATGTCTTAACATGGAGTATAAAATACCAATTTCTTTCAAGTGGCTTGTTACATCTCTGTGTGTCCCCCTGACTCCCCTTTAAACGTGTCACTGATATCACAAGTGAGCATTGTTCCCTCAGTAACAGCGTTCACAGGGAAGAGTGTTATTACTCTGACCTCGCTGCTTTTAGAtgagatttttgttgttttagttaCTGACCATTTGGTCTCTGTCGATCTCTGGTGACAAAAATAACGAGCGACATTGATTAAATTCCACTGTTGCATGTCTGCACGAATCCACgacaaacacaaagcaaacaTTGGACGTTTTCAGTGTTTCTGAATACGACTGAATTAACAACTTATTTCTAACGTTGCACATCTTTAACCTGGAAAGCACTACAGCTTAGCGAGGACTAACCTAATGAAAATAAACGCTTGTTCTTTAATAACGTTAGAAGCAGCTGACATTTAGCTCTTGCTCGCTCGGGTGGGGCCATCCCAGGCATCTTGAGTGCAACTGTGTGTTGTGTTTCATGGACTTTTGCTGGATGGCATCGTGGAATGAGCAGCTGTCCGTCTGCCTCGTCCTAACTGTGTCACCCTGCCCTCGTCTCAGGCCTAACGGCATCCAGCCGGTGACCCCAGATGTCCAGGCTTCACCTCAGCAGGGACCCCTGACACCTTCCCCAACCAGCGTCCTGGATCAGGAGCTCCAAATGGCCTTCCAAAAATGCGAGGAACAAATGGTGTCGCTGGGCATGCTCGCTTCTGAGAAGCCCGAGAAGGCTCAGGATGTAGTCGGGAAGGCAACCAGTGAGGTGATGGTTAATGGGTCCGGCAAGTCCTTCTCGCCACTTCCAGTTGCAGTCCAGCCAGGACATAGCAACGGGGGCCATGGAAACAAGAGCACACATGGAAACAGTGAGGCGGCAAACTGTCAGACGGATACAGTGGTGTTTAGTTTTAGGGATTACATTCTCGGCACTGAGAACAACGCAGGGAAAACAGAAACGGAAACTAAAGTAGAAGCTAATCAGAGTCTGGGGAGAGGTTCGGAGCTTAAGGCAGAAACAGGGATGGCTGAAGAGAAggaaaaatcacatttaaataaagaatcTCCAGCAGAAGAGCGCGACTCAGACAAACATGTTGGTCCAAGCGTCACTACGGAGATAAGCAGGTCAAGAGATTTTGATACAGAGATTAAAGAAGAAGGCCCAGGAGGAAGAGCCGAAAATAGAATCGACGAGTTTGATATCAATGTTTGCACGGATGAGGCTAAGTCAGAGAGTTTAGATTCAGGAACGTCAGGAGTGCAGAAGGAAACAGACAAGCAAAGTGAGCATGATTTGTCAAAGTCAGCATCAGAGAAACAGACGAGCGGCAAACAGGTTGGACAGAACAAAGAAgttaagaaaaagaaacacaggaagaagaaaaagacagaaaagagcTCAGAGAGCGAACAGCAACCAAAAACAAAGCCTCCACAGTCTGGAATTGAAACACAGACTCTGTCACCATTGTGTGCTTTGACTGGCACGGATTCAGCAGAAAGTGCTACATCAGAGTCGACGCCAGATACTAAGCTTCTGACTTGTGGGGAGCAGACTGGTTACAAGCAGCAGCTGAGTCCCTACAAGATGCTAAAGTCTTCGCCTCAGAGCGGTCTGGATCATCTTCCTGCCGCGGTCTGTTCACCTGTCTCCACGCTGGCCCTTTCACAGAGGCCCCATCAGTCAGATAACCACAACAACATGGATGCTCAGAGTGTTATTAATCAGAGCTTACAGCATGAGCAATGTGTAACCAAAGGAGAAAGCAGCATCCTTACTACAACAACGCTCCAAACTACAGCTCTCACGCAGGCTGATTCTAGTGAAAAGGGATCTGATGTACAGAAGCAGGAGGCTATAGTTACTACAGGAGCAGAAATACTCGCAGTGGAGGATGATCAGAGCGTACTCTCCGGCAGCAGGACTTGTGTGGGAGACGGTTTCGTGGAGAGCGGCCTTGGAAAAGCTTTAATAGTGGTTAATGCGTTGCCACTGACAACACCCACACTGTCAGAAGTGATAGAAAGCGAGGGAGAGGGAGGAAGCGTGAGCCGGGATCTACAGGAGAGGGCGGCTACAGTAGCGGTCGCAGAGAGCGAGGAAGGAGCCGGGGAAGGCGGACTGGGAGGAAGAGGCGCGTATCTCGGCTCTGCGGATGTGAACGGAGGCGAGCTCCTGGAGAGCCCCCGGCAGGTCTCCTTTATCTGCTCACAGGGAAATCGCACACTTCCACTCTCAGCCAAAGAGGGGGAGACTGCATGGGAGGAAAGCTGCAGCGGCGAGATGCCTCACAACTTGGCCGAGGTTGAAATTAAGGGACCGGGACAGACGTGCATTTGCAGCACAGACGCGGAGATCTCACCAGCAGAAGAGACGGACATAGAAAAGGAGCCGCAACGCTGTGCTAATACCTTTGGTCCTGGTTTCCAGGATCACAGTGCTACACGATTGGAAAGATCGGGagagggaggagggggaggaggagggggaggaggaagagaggtgGGAGAAGAAGGAGGGCTTGCTGGGGAGCACAATTCACTCAGCCAGTGGAAAGGCTCTGCTGGAGGGGTGTCATCAGTCAAGACGGGAGCGAGCCCGCTCAGCGATGTTGCCGAGTCACAGCTGAAGTCACAGTGCCGGGGTGAGCCGATCGCTGCCGTCCCCGAGGGCTCAGAAGAGGAGCATTTCTATCACAGACAGCatgacatgacagtttccccgCTTCCGTCTTACTTTGAGCAGCAGCGGGGCTCAGGCAGCACAGCCGTTGGGATAAAGGCTGAGCCGATGCAAGGACGGGTCTCAGAGGAAACGCTGTCTTTGGGACAACCTTGTCAGACGTCGTCCGTCAAGGAGAAGAGCTGCGACCAGGTCCGCCGAAGCGAGCAGCGAGCAGATTCCGATCAACAGGTTGCACCCCGCAGCTCAGTCGAGAGGGCAGCCAATATCCCGAGTGAGAGCGGTGGCCCGAACATGACTGGAAGAGGTATCCTTCTGTGTGCCAGCAGTGGAGGTAACAGAGTTCACTTTGCAGATGATGTTAAACCTAAAGTCAGCTCCTCTGAGACTCTTAAGGAAATGCAGGCTTCAGGTTTGGACTGTGCCTCTTTGCCTCCATTGACTGTTCATGAGACGTTGCACCATCCGGTGACAGAAGCCAGCTACACCTTCCCCAATCTTCTCAGCTTCAAGACACCAGACACGCCCACAAATGCAGCTACAATCACAGACGAAGCAGCAACACATGGTTCAAACGATGTTCAAGAGCAACAGAAGGATGCCGGATTGGGTGAAGGAGATTCCACGAAAATTATCGCCTTAGATCACTCACATCATGACCGACATAAAATAAACGCTGGAGACTTGGCGGAAACGGCCGAGGCCAATGCCGAGGGATGCTCGAAACAGATTTTAGCCTCCACTGGGGATAATCTGCTAGTTAATGACGATTGTTGCATTGAGCGTGAGTCTAAAGATTCAGATAAGACTGACCCCCTGCCGGATGATTCATCTTCAAAGCAAGAGCTTGCTCTGACTCTTGAAGAAAAAGAAGGGAACCAACATAATGCATCTGATGATCTCACCTGCAAAGCTCTCGTCCTCCCGGAGGAGCTTCTCGGCACTGAAGCCGACACCTCAACTTGCACCGGATCCAAGTCTCCTGAAGCCACCTCTCAGCCCTCCTGCTATTTAGATGAAACCCCTCAAACTGGACCTGTCATTACTGATGTCATAGCGTCTACTGGGGGACCAAGTGACGTTGCTGGTTTGGCAGAGGAAGTGACCGCCTCTGTCAGTAACCCACCCGTTATGTTACAGCCTCCTGGACCAATGATGAGTCACTTGGAGTGTATTACCGACTGTGATGTCTCTGTTTCTGAGCACACAGATGGAGACGGCATCAGTGTCTCCAGAGAGACGGCAAGCGGCGAGAGTGGAGAAATGAGCGAAATGTCTTTAGTGGACGGACTACAGCCCGGTATGGCTGGTTTGAGGGCAGATGAAACTAGTCAGGAAGCGAAGGACAGAGATTGCGCCGAGCTCCGTGATGATGAACTCCAGATATCTCGCACCAAAAATTTGAATAATCCTTTTTCACAAGTGGAAAGTTTGACTCTGGCGGCCCAGTCGGCAGCTGCAGACGACCTGCTGTCAAAGGACAAATCGGATCATGCAATGTCGACATGTCACAGTGAGACAGATTCTACCACCAGTCAAACATCTAATAGAGATGGTTTAGTAAGTGGTAACTGCCTTATGAGTGAGACGTATGAAGGGAGTCGTATGGGGgagaaaaatcaaataaatgaagaTGTAAGCGTGGATAATCAAGAGCAAGCAGCAGGTAACAAAATGCAGCAGAGTGGAGAGACAGACCTTacagtgcagcagcagcagcagcataatGGACCAGATAGAGAGGCTGTTTTTATGGAGGCAGGAGTTCTGCAGCCACAACATAAACACGATCTGCAAAAAACGGAATCACAGCCAACAGCAAGAGCAAACAGAGAAGAAAGCAACGCAAGTTCTCCTTGGAGATGTGAAATTTCCTCCTCATCCCCCAGCAGAACATGCGAGGGTTTTTTACCTCCCGTGTTAGAGTCTAGCACCGCACCTCAGACTGTTTATGACCAGGGTTTGAGCCAAACCGTGTCAGCAGCGCTGGAATGTGGCTCTGACGCTGCACCAGATCTGAGGCCAGCTTTTTGCCGGTCGCAGGACTTGCGAGATCTAAACAGTTTAGAAGCGGAGCAGAGGGAGCAGCGATCCACACTTTCCACAGAGAAGCTGGCGGGTGGAACCGCTGAGGGCGAAGAAAAGACTTGCAAAGGGACTCAATCTGTAGTTCAGGAGGGGGAAGACAGCTCTGATCAGCGTGCGTTTAAATCAGAAAGAAAGGATGAGTTGTTGGATTTGCCAGCAACAGTAAGGGTAGAGGTGCCGCCAGCCTTTCCTGGAGATTTAAATGGAGGTGAAGGTGCTGCAGATGGAAAAGCATCAGTTGACTCAGGGATAGTGCCTGTTTGCTCTCAAGTAGGTGAGATTTCACAGAGATTAGATGTGAATAAACACCTGGGCTTAGAGCTAGATGAGTCAGACAGAAACGTTAAGGCAGACCCAACGACTCACATGGGGCAGCATAGAGCATCTGAAATGCTAAACACCGCTGCATCCGTTGAGTTTCCTTCACGGAAACCTGAGTCTTCACCCGTCCAACGCTCAGTTTTATCAAAGGTCAGCACAGATGGTCAAGACGCTGATGTAGAAGGCATTGCAAGTGCAAACCAAGCTAAAAAAGTTTATCCAGAGGGATTTGGCACAATGCAGGATGTTGTTGGGGAAGCAGAAACTGGGGGAGAGGACTTTGGTGCTGCCTCAGCTATGGAAAGCAAAGGGGTTGAAATTAAGGATGCAGAGCTGCAAACCCGCCATCAAACCCCAAACACAGATACAAGCCAAGTTGTGCAAATAGCCGTAAAAGGCTCTAATGTTGAGGAAAGCCCTAAAGAAGACGAGGCCGATTTAGTAGAGGAGAGCGAACAGAGGGGGGTGCAAGCAGCTGACAGTGGAGCAGGAAAGCAAGTGATTTTAAGTTTAAATGACAAAGAAAGtggaacagaaccaggctcaagtCTCCTTAACGATGGGGTGCCAGAGAGCAGCACAGAAACCCCCGTTTGTTCCTCAGAAGGGGGTGTGACTTGTGCCAAGGCCGCTGAAATAGATGATATAACAGATAACGCGAGCGTTGAAGCCAACATCGTCCCATCTGTCGTTCCTTCAACCACCGTTACGGCCCCTAGTGAGTCAGAGGATCCCCGTGATCAGGTGGCATTTTCACAGCCACAGGATATTAGTGAGGTAAAcgcccctgctgctgctggttctcaGCGTGATGCAGAACCTCTTGAAAAGACTCCTGCCTGCAGCTCTCTTGTTGAGCGAGATGCGTCGCAGAGTTCTGATCCCGAGCAAGGATCCCAGGGACCAGAAACAAACCGGACACAAGCCCTCCAAGAAGCTCCATCCCTCTCTGAGAGCAAACATATGAGCCCGCAGGAGGCCTCGAGGTAAACACAAGAACACCTTCGTTCACTATTTAAAATTCATTGTTCTAAGGGGGGTCATATTAGTGGTCATGGGGAACTAAGGGGTAGTCCAGATTTTTTATGGGGCGGTTCTTTGGAAGATA
This window contains:
- the tacc2 gene encoding uncharacterized protein tacc2 isoform X10, with product MQFCRKVLCQPCSARVTSPEDDMQYRMGSCIGISHKQAEAGSLSGRDNRALLLAEAPACQAGPLSRPVLPEVPVIAGVEEGGGASDQEDKEELEFPHDLLPSLDFSSELNIWESSLGAHSSSDGRKCEQVNPLLVSLQHHADVGGPLLLLDRRPNGIQPVTPDVQASPQQGPLTPSPTSVLDQELQMAFQKCEEQMVSLGMLASEKPEKAQDVVGKATSEVMVNGSGKSFSPLPVAVQPGHSNGGHGNKSTHGNSEAANCQTDTVVFSFRDYILGTENNAGKTETETKVEANQSLGRGSELKAETGMAEEKEKSHLNKESPAEERDSDKHVGPSVTTEISRSRDFDTEIKEEGPGGRAENRIDEFDINVCTDEAKSESLDSGTSGVQKETDKQSEHDLSKSASEKQTSGKQVGQNKEVKKKKHRKKKKTEKSSESEQQPKTKPPQSGIETQTLSPLCALTGTDSAESATSESTPDTKLLTCGEQTGYKQQLSPYKMLKSSPQSGLDHLPAAVCSPVSTLALSQRPHQSDNHNNMDAQSVINQSLQHEQCVTKGESSILTTTTLQTTALTQADSSEKGSDVQKQEAIVTTGAEILAVEDDQSVLSGSRTCVGDGFVESGLGKALIVVNALPLTTPTLSEVIESEGEGGSVSRDLQERAATVAVAESEEGAGEGGLGGRGAYLGSADVNGGELLESPRQVSFICSQGNRTLPLSAKEGETAWEESCSGEMPHNLAEVEIKGPGQTCICSTDAEISPAEETDIEKEPQRCANTFGPGFQDHSATRLERSGEGGGGGGGGGGREVGEEGGLAGEHNSLSQWKGSAGGVSSVKTGASPLSDVAESQLKSQCRGEPIAAVPEGSEEEHFYHRQHDMTVSPLPSYFEQQRGSGSTAVGIKAEPMQGRVSEETLSLGQPCQTSSVKEKSCDQVRRSEQRADSDQQVAPRSSVERAANIPSESGGPNMTGRGILLCASSGGNRVHFADDVKPKVSSSETLKEMQASGLDCASLPPLTVHETLHHPVTEASYTFPNLLSFKTPDTPTNAATITDEAATHGSNDVQEQQKDAGLGEGDSTKIIALDHSHHDRHKINAGDLAETAEANAEGCSKQILASTGDNLLVNDDCCIERESKDSDKTDPLPDDSSSKQELALTLEEKEGNQHNASDDLTCKALVLPEELLGTEADTSTCTGSKSPEATSQPSCYLDETPQTGPVITDVIASTGGPSDVAGLAEEVTASVSNPPVMLQPPGPMMSHLECITDCDVSVSEHTDGDGISVSRETASGESGEMSEMSLVDGLQPGMAGLRADETSQEAKDRDCAELRDDELQISRTKNLNNPFSQVESLTLAAQSAAADDLLSKDKSDHAMSTCHSETDSTTSQTSNRDGLVSGNCLMSETYEGSRMGEKNQINEDVSVDNQEQAAGNKMQQSGETDLTVQQQQQHNGPDREAVFMEAGVLQPQHKHDLQKTESQPTARANREESNASSPWRCEISSSSPSRTCEGFLPPVLESSTAPQTVYDQGLSQTVSAALECGSDAAPDLRPAFCRSQDLRDLNSLEAEQREQRSTLSTEKLAGGTAEGEEKTCKGTQSVVQEGEDSSDQRAFKSERKDELLDLPATVRVEVPPAFPGDLNGGEGAADGKASVDSGIVPVCSQVGEISQRLDVNKHLGLELDESDRNVKADPTTHMGQHRASEMLNTAASVEFPSRKPESSPVQRSVLSKVSTDGQDADVEGIASANQAKKVYPEGFGTMQDVVGEAETGGEDFGAASAMESKGVEIKDAELQTRHQTPNTDTSQVVQIAVKGSNVEESPKEDEADLVEESEQRGVQAADSGAGKQVILSLNDKESGTEPGSSLLNDGVPESSTETPVCSSEGGVTCAKAAEIDDITDNASVEANIVPSVVPSTTVTAPSESEDPRDQVAFSQPQDISEVNAPAAAGSQRDAEPLEKTPACSSLVERDASQSSDPEQGSQGPETNRTQALQEAPSLSESKHMSPQEASRPLPSLESPQVEFLTPSEEVAAPLGPEEAISPPQEAEEKAALSSCLSAVKRPVDLPQPLEKVALPEPTKYIEDLSAKAELPEEPSKKTQRLEPESSQKSEWHPTEGAGEHAELLPPAQETEEIPEPVETKEIESQEGLQPNKPEAEPVQQEQRLSEEPGIPPAEAPPVEPSKVPAEKTEEPEPVEDPFTELQHSGSSDSDGAFETPESTTPVKAASPAEPQRELLESDDKGVNDPEGDLTSDAAAANSPCRSPSIVFDENKPIAASGTYNFDFFAAEPTSHTLTRSLSLQGGELNSPGLLEGAAPEAFRQHSESFSVGTENTPGKLRRPKKVSPGSVKKKPLFRQNSNPDSSKPASSSSTPEITQRAKPRTASPLLTQEDPEVGSAIPSPGGTLRRARKSRVETPPPLLEETNQTCQQESKGAPALPLCQEEAPPAESVTDKDNSPIPPSASYKWDPDNFENIDPFSTGGSKIANSPVLGRKGPICGPASSPPRSPPVPAAEPPHHTAIAPLEELTANPEEQPILPKRQPVRLEFDYSEEGCEASQQAAPPLKKAGKKPAKMLARKPKLGLKKATPPQVEQLDNNPAATHNGSDEIPIPKVSYNIEPDKWDDPNFNPFSSKKSISNSPKLSRPSYTFDPNEADESADPFKSSNKMACSPPRAPAAFEMSPNDYENDNDNVGELEDQNQNKPAKKKKAPLKSNTFRVKRSPKKSPLSDTSQDPTSADESPSLHQQDDHATDEEKLASSTGHKWAARHGMDQDLNPDHQDIPQPCDVTTFVNENSLPQENPVQDYEIEYMEKIGSSSPPLSLKKPSLYLNLDSVSENLTKTTCGHGSEPSSPCTGSFEEMEAQISAGMKTPVLSPRPGPEGSAGDKGRKRESEALSRTQSIEMEEQPYSQGPVEAPAPAPAPAPAMPPLLDRLSESEDPLRYLEPDLAETNPTAFAQKLQEELVLAALRLEALQVAQSISQCPSLSTVTPQRRDMLSSAESSIPKSSLYAKTTSGSSGYNDGESPHLPRDLDQSLDIAREEIVSKEKEVLEWQRKYEDSRQEVVEMRRIVAEYEKTIAQMIGMPEDDQKEKSLSHHTIQQLIIEKDQALADLNSVEKSLADLFRRYEKMKDVLDGFRKNEEVLKKCAQEYLSRVRKEEQRYQALKIHAEEKLDKANAEIAQVRVKAKQEQAAHQASLRKEQMKVDSLERTLEQKNKEIEELTKICDELIAKMGKS
- the tacc2 gene encoding uncharacterized protein tacc2 isoform X4, translated to MQFCRKVLCQPCSARVTSPEDDMQYRMGSCIGISHKQAEAGSLSGRDNRALLLAEAPACQAGPLSRPVLPEVPVIAGVEEGGGASDQEDKEELEFPHDLLPSLDFSSELNIWESSLGAHSSSDGRKCEQVNPLLVSLQHHADVGGPLLLLDRRPNGIQPVTPDVQASPQQGPLTPSPTSVLDQELQMAFQKCEEQMVSLGMLASEKPEKAQDVVGKATSEVMVNGSGKSFSPLPVAVQPGHSNGGHGNKSTHGNSEAANCQTDTVVFSFRDYILGTENNAGKTETETKVEANQSLGRGSELKAETGMAEEKEKSHLNKESPAEERDSDKHVGPSVTTEISRSRDFDTEIKEEGPGGRAENRIDEFDINVCTDEAKSESLDSGTSGVQKETDKQSEHDLSKSASEKQTSGKQVGQNKEVKKKKHRKKKKTEKSSESEQQPKTKPPQSGIETQTLSPLCALTGTDSAESATSESTPDTKLLTCGEQTGYKQQLSPYKMLKSSPQSGLDHLPAAVCSPVSTLALSQRPHQSDNHNNMDAQSVINQSLQHEQCVTKGESSILTTTTLQTTALTQADSSEKGSDVQKQEAIVTTGAEILAVEDDQSVLSGSRTCVGDGFVESGLGKALIVVNALPLTTPTLSEVIESEGEGGSVSRDLQERAATVAVAESEEGAGEGGLGGRGAYLGSADVNGGELLESPRQVSFICSQGNRTLPLSAKEGETAWEESCSGEMPHNLAEVEIKGPGQTCICSTDAEISPAEETDIEKEPQRCANTFGPGFQDHSATRLERSGEGGGGGGGGGGREVGEEGGLAGEHNSLSQWKGSAGGVSSVKTGASPLSDVAESQLKSQCRGEPIAAVPEGSEEEHFYHRQHDMTVSPLPSYFEQQRGSGSTAVGIKAEPMQGRVSEETLSLGQPCQTSSVKEKSCDQVRRSEQRADSDQQVAPRSSVERAANIPSESGGPNMTGRGILLCASSGGNRVHFADDVKPKVSSSETLKEMQASGLDCASLPPLTVHETLHHPVTEASYTFPNLLSFKTPDTPTNAATITDEAATHGSNDVQEQQKDAGLGEGDSTKIIALDHSHHDRHKINAGDLAETAEANAEGCSKQILASTGDNLLVNDDCCIERESKDSDKTDPLPDDSSSKQELALTLEEKEGNQHNASDDLTCKALVLPEELLGTEADTSTCTGSKSPEATSQPSCYLDETPQTGPVITDVIASTGGPSDVAGLAEEVTASVSNPPVMLQPPGPMMSHLECITDCDVSVSEHTDGDGISVSRETASGESGEMSEMSLVDGLQPGMAGLRADETSQEAKDRDCAELRDDELQISRTKNLNNPFSQVESLTLAAQSAAADDLLSKDKSDHAMSTCHSETDSTTSQTSNRDGLVSGNCLMSETYEGSRMGEKNQINEDVSVDNQEQAAGNKMQQSGETDLTVQQQQQHNGPDREAVFMEAGVLQPQHKHDLQKTESQPTARANREESNASSPWRCEISSSSPSRTCEGFLPPVLESSTAPQTVYDQGLSQTVSAALECGSDAAPDLRPAFCRSQDLRDLNSLEAEQREQRSTLSTEKLAGGTAEGEEKTCKGTQSVVQEGEDSSDQRAFKSERKDELLDLPATVRVEVPPAFPGDLNGGEGAADGKASVDSGIVPVCSQVGEISQRLDVNKHLGLELDESDRNVKADPTTHMGQHRASEMLNTAASVEFPSRKPESSPVQRSVLSKVSTDGQDADVEGIASANQAKKVYPEGFGTMQDVVGEAETGGEDFGAASAMESKGVEIKDAELQTRHQTPNTDTSQVVQIAVKGSNVEESPKEDEADLVEESEQRGVQAADSGAGKQVILSLNDKESGTEPGSSLLNDGVPESSTETPVCSSEGGVTCAKAAEIDDITDNASVEANIVPSVVPSTTVTAPSESEDPRDQVAFSQPQDISEVNAPAAAGSQRDAEPLEKTPACSSLVERDASQSSDPEQGSQGPETNRTQALQEAPSLSESKHMSPQEASRPLPSLESPQVEFLTPSEEVAAPLGPEEAISPPQEAEEKAALSSCLSAVKRPVDLPQPLEKVALPEPTKYIEDLSAKAELPEEPSKKTQRLEPESSQKSEWHPTEGAGEHAELLPPAQETEEIPEPVETKEIESQEGLQPNKPEAEPVQQEQRLSEEPGIPPAEAPPVEPSKVPAEKTEEPEPVEDPFTELQHSGLSLAEPAESGHPAPASPTPPSGDHCPTHLPAVPPHLPTTELPPLEGATLPPTPPASPCLPPPAPAGPCTLSAEPCEELRPISASSRVPLRSSDSDGAFETPESTTPVKAASPAEPQRELLESDDKGVNDPEGDLTSDAAAANSPCRSPSIVFDENKPIAASGTYNFDFFAAEPTSHTLTRSLSLQGGELNSPGLLEGAAPEAFRQHSESFSVGTENTPGKLRRPKKVSPGSVKKKPLFRQNSNPDSSKPASSSSTPEITQRAKPRTASPLLTQEDPEVGSAIPSPGGTLRRARKSRVETPPPLLEETNQTCQQESKGAPALPLCQEEAPPAESVTDKDNSPIPPSASYKWDPDNFENIDPFSTGGSKIANSPVLGRKGPICGPASSPPRSPPVPAAEPPHHTAIAPLEELTANPEEQPILPKRQPVRLEFDYSEEGCEASQQAAPPLKKAGKKPAKMLARKPKLGLKKATPPQVEQLDNNPAATHNGSDEIPIPKVSYNIEPDKWDDPNFNPFSSKKSISNSPKLSRPSYTFDPNEADESADPFKSSNKMACSPPRAPAAFEMSPNDYENDNDNVGELEDQNQNKPAKKKKAPLKSNTFRVKRSPKKSPLSDTSQDPTSADESPSLHQQDDHATDEEKLASSTGHKWAARHGMDQDLNPDHQDIPQPCDVTTFVNENSLPQENPVQDYEIEYMEKIGSSSPPLSLKKPSLYLNLDSVSENLTKTTCGHGSEPSSPCTGSFEEMEAQISAGMKTPVLSPRPGPEGSAGDKGRKRESEALSRTQSIEMEEQPYSQGPVEAPAPAPAPAPAMPPLLDRLSESEDPLRYLEPDLAETNPTAFAQKLQSRLKKPSTRRWNINGSPLLKRRDMLSSAESSIPKSSLYAKTTSGSSGYNDGESPHLPRDLDQSLDIAREEIVSKEKEVLEWQRKYEDSRQEVVEMRRIVAEYEKTIAQMIGMPEDDQKEKSLSHHTIQQLIIEKDQALADLNSVEKSLADLFRRYEKMKDVLDGFRKNEEVLKKCAQEYLSRVRKEEQRYQALKIHAEEKLDKANAEIAQVRVKAKQEQAAHQASLRKEQMKVDSLERTLEQKNKEIEELTKICDELIAKMGKS